GCCCTGACTCTGCCGGAACGACGCGACGCGATAGCCCGCACGGACCGCGGAGTGTTCTCGTCGAGCGTGCAGGATGCGTTGATGGCCGACGACCGGATCCGGCACCTGCGCGGCCGGGTTGCGCACGCGGTCGATCGCGACCAACAGATCCGGCTCACCCTGAGCACCGACCGGGGCACCGAGAACTTCGAAACCGTCCACGGTTTCGACCTGGTCATCGACGGCTCGGGCGTTGACGCGTTGTGGTTTACCACGCTGCTGAACCAGGATGCGCTCGACCTGCTCGAACTCGGGCTGGGCGGGCCGCTGAGTAGCGAACGCTTGCAGGAGTCGATCGGCTACGACCTCGCCGTCAACAGCGTCGCGCCGAAGCTGTTTCTGCCCGGACTGGCCGGCCTGAACCAGGGGCCCGGATTTCCCAACCTCAGCTGCCTGGGACTGCTTTCCGACCGGGTACTGGGCGCCGAGCTACCCCAAAACGACCCTTCGAGTAGGAGAAATGATGAGCACCAATCCCTTCGATGACGAGACCGGCGCCTTCGTCGTTCTGGCCAACGACGAAGAGCAGCACAGCCTGTGGCCCACATTCGTCGAGATCCCCGCCGGCTGGCGCACGGTGTACGGCGAGGCCAGCCGGGCGGATTGTCTGCAATACGTCGAGGAACACTGGACCGACATGCGGCCCAAAAGCCTGCGTGAGGCGGTCAATTCGGGGCGGTCTGGTTAGCCAAGCCAGCCGGCGCCGGCCACGCGGTGACTTCGATCCCGAATCGCGACACCTACGACAGCAACCGAAACCCGAGACGACATGAGTGAACCCGACGTGATCCTGCCGCGGGAACTGACCGACCTACCCGACGAGGTCCGCAATATCCCGCCGCCGCCTGCCCAACCCGAAGTGCCCGAAC
The nucleotide sequence above comes from Mycobacterium pseudokansasii. Encoded proteins:
- a CDS encoding MbtH family protein, with translation MSTNPFDDETGAFVVLANDEEQHSLWPTFVEIPAGWRTVYGEASRADCLQYVEEHWTDMRPKSLREAVNSGRSG